Proteins from a single region of Mucilaginibacter daejeonensis:
- the porM gene encoding type IX secretion system motor protein PorM/GldM, with protein sequence MAGGKETPRQRMIGILYLVLLGLVALNVPDNLLDAFKNISDSLSSSKSNVQTGIDNTFDAFEKTKLKEQPDRAKPIYDKAKQASAVANELAQYVEAIKTELAEKAGGIDENINDYKKRDNLDLSAQIMINGKKGEELRKKIDETRNKLMSLLTDKEKVGVNLSLSTVAPKPKKGKPQLSWEEAYFGDGIPMGAAMTSLIKVQSDVKNAESEVVKKILGEVDQAVVNLDKFAAVAVAPSSYIIAGQPYKAEVFLTASDSKSSPDVSVNGSKLQVVDGRGQYTTGTSGEGVRTWVGTIRVRQNDGTIKEYKTPEQKYQVAKPSAVVAAEKMNVLYIGVPNPLAVSAPGIPKDKLKISMSGGSISGSGGSFVARVSSPGKVNITVSGEASPGKTQVLGSTEFRVKRIPDPVVMFAGVSGGATSTANLKGQDRVFAKLENFDFDASFAIKRFNLVILKPRQDAIVIPGTGGNSLNGQMHAAMGTIVPGTKVIFTNVVADGPGNDTRVLKDIIISAN encoded by the coding sequence ATGGCAGGAGGTAAAGAAACCCCAAGGCAGCGGATGATAGGCATCCTCTACCTGGTCCTTTTAGGTTTGGTGGCACTTAACGTGCCCGATAACCTGTTGGACGCATTCAAAAATATCAGCGACAGTTTAAGTTCATCAAAATCTAACGTACAGACCGGTATCGATAATACCTTTGACGCTTTTGAGAAGACCAAATTGAAGGAACAGCCTGATAGGGCTAAGCCGATCTACGACAAGGCTAAACAGGCCAGCGCCGTAGCCAACGAATTGGCTCAATACGTTGAAGCCATCAAGACCGAACTTGCTGAGAAAGCAGGCGGCATTGATGAGAACATCAACGACTATAAGAAACGTGATAACCTTGACCTTTCGGCCCAGATCATGATCAACGGCAAAAAAGGTGAGGAGTTGCGCAAAAAGATCGACGAGACCCGCAATAAGTTGATGTCATTACTGACCGATAAGGAAAAAGTTGGCGTTAACCTTTCCCTGTCTACCGTGGCACCTAAGCCTAAAAAAGGCAAGCCGCAATTGAGCTGGGAAGAAGCTTACTTTGGTGATGGTATCCCGATGGGCGCTGCCATGACCTCATTGATCAAGGTACAGTCTGACGTGAAGAACGCCGAATCAGAAGTAGTGAAAAAGATCCTGGGCGAAGTTGATCAGGCAGTGGTTAACTTGGATAAGTTCGCGGCGGTAGCCGTGGCACCAAGCAGCTACATCATCGCCGGCCAGCCTTACAAAGCCGAGGTGTTCCTTACCGCGTCTGATTCAAAATCAAGCCCTGACGTTAGCGTTAATGGCTCGAAACTGCAAGTGGTTGATGGCCGTGGCCAATACACCACCGGCACCAGCGGCGAAGGTGTACGCACCTGGGTAGGTACTATCCGCGTTCGTCAGAACGATGGTACTATCAAAGAGTACAAAACCCCTGAGCAAAAGTACCAAGTGGCTAAACCATCAGCTGTAGTAGCTGCTGAGAAAATGAACGTATTATACATCGGTGTACCTAACCCATTAGCGGTATCAGCGCCGGGCATCCCTAAAGATAAATTGAAGATCAGCATGAGCGGTGGCTCTATCTCTGGTTCAGGTGGTTCTTTCGTGGCCCGCGTATCATCACCGGGTAAAGTGAACATCACCGTATCAGGTGAGGCTTCTCCAGGCAAAACACAAGTATTGGGTTCAACCGAGTTCCGCGTGAAACGTATCCCTGATCCAGTAGTGATGTTCGCTGGTGTTAGCGGTGGCGCCACTTCTACAGCCAACTTAAAAGGCCAGGACCGCGTGTTCGCTAAGTTAGAGAACTTTGACTTTGATGCCAGCTTCGCCATTAAACGCTTTAACCTGGTGATCTTAAAACCTCGTCAGGATGCGATCGTGATACCTGGTACAGGCGGTAACAGCCTTAACGGTCAAATGCATGCTGCTATGGGTACTATCGTACCGGGCACTAAAGTGATCTTCACTAACGTGGTGGCCGATGGTCCGGGTAATGACACTCGTGTATTAAAAGATATCATCATCAGTGCTAACTAA
- the porN gene encoding type IX secretion system ring subunit PorN/GldN: MRSKIIVIVGLLSLVYVNTHAQRRSAGRKRTTKQATTNRRNEPVNTTFNAQSAAADTAKKAKPFERPLDGYYKKANILSAKVTPLANLREADVVYSKRIWREIDLREKMNQYLSSPKSRLIDVLMEAVQAGELTAYDPNPSKEDPNGDAFGVPLDPGKAKARMADSVAVDKFDANGNKIGTSFSAGDFNPDSVVRFRIKEDWVFDKQRSVFEPRIIGIAPMMKIKAANVETDYQPVFWLYFPEARQVLATKEAVSRNNDATGLSFDDVFMKRLFASVIVKVSNSKDERIKDYAQGIDKLYESEKVKKSLLDWELGLWQY; this comes from the coding sequence ATGAGAAGTAAGATAATCGTGATCGTGGGACTATTGAGTTTGGTATACGTGAATACGCATGCTCAACGCAGAAGCGCTGGACGTAAGCGTACCACTAAGCAGGCCACCACCAACAGGCGTAACGAACCGGTGAACACTACGTTCAACGCTCAGTCGGCCGCTGCGGATACAGCAAAGAAGGCTAAGCCTTTTGAACGCCCATTGGATGGCTATTATAAAAAAGCCAATATCCTGAGTGCAAAGGTGACACCGCTGGCCAATCTGCGTGAAGCTGATGTGGTATATTCTAAACGTATATGGCGCGAGATCGATCTGCGCGAGAAGATGAATCAGTACCTTTCGTCGCCTAAATCGAGACTGATCGATGTGCTGATGGAAGCCGTACAGGCCGGTGAGCTGACCGCTTACGACCCTAACCCAAGCAAGGAAGACCCGAACGGCGATGCCTTTGGTGTTCCACTTGATCCGGGTAAGGCCAAGGCACGTATGGCCGATAGCGTTGCGGTAGATAAATTTGACGCGAACGGTAATAAGATCGGTACTTCATTCTCGGCCGGCGATTTCAACCCTGACAGCGTGGTACGTTTCCGTATCAAGGAAGACTGGGTATTTGACAAGCAACGGTCGGTGTTCGAACCACGCATTATTGGCATAGCACCAATGATGAAGATCAAGGCCGCTAACGTAGAGACCGATTACCAGCCGGTGTTTTGGCTGTACTTCCCTGAGGCACGCCAGGTTTTGGCCACCAAAGAGGCAGTAAGCCGTAACAATGATGCCACAGGCCTGAGTTTCGACGACGTATTTATGAAACGGTTATTTGCCAGCGTGATCGTAAAAGTGTCGAATTCGAAGGACGAACGTATAAAGGATTACGCCCAAGGTATTGATAAACTTTACGAATCGGAGAAGGTCAAAAAGTCGCTCCTGGATTGGGAGTTAGGCTTATGGCAATATTGA
- the gap gene encoding type I glyceraldehyde-3-phosphate dehydrogenase produces the protein MRIAINGFGRIGRIFLRNIINRPGIEVVAINDITDTATLAHLFKYDSVHRGFKGTVTADEGHLYINDRSIKVLAQNIPVNLPWAELGIDLVIESTGKFASMSGAQQHLDAGAKQVIISAPAGGKAVPTVVLGVNDQDIDLTAPVISNASCTTNNVAAMVKVLEDNWGVTEGYITTVHSMTGDQNLHDAPHKDLRRARAASASIIPTTTGAAKAITSIFPHLEGKLGGAGIRVPVLNGSLTDLTCLLNKPTTVEEINAAFRAAAAGELESILEYTEDPIVSTDILDNPHSCIFDAQLTSIVGDMVKVVGWYDNEMGYSSRLADLVERIAKKKGDHVAPLKAIST, from the coding sequence ATGAGGATAGCGATCAATGGCTTTGGCCGTATAGGCCGTATATTTCTGCGTAACATCATCAACCGCCCCGGTATCGAGGTAGTGGCCATCAACGATATAACTGACACCGCTACGCTGGCACACTTGTTCAAATACGATAGTGTGCACAGAGGCTTTAAAGGCACCGTAACGGCCGATGAAGGTCATCTGTACATCAATGACCGCAGCATCAAGGTGCTGGCTCAAAACATCCCTGTGAACCTGCCGTGGGCAGAGTTAGGCATTGACCTAGTGATCGAGTCCACCGGTAAGTTCGCTTCTATGAGTGGTGCGCAGCAACATCTGGACGCCGGCGCTAAGCAAGTGATCATATCGGCCCCTGCTGGCGGCAAAGCGGTGCCTACCGTGGTGCTGGGTGTTAATGACCAGGATATCGACCTTACCGCTCCCGTGATATCCAATGCCTCATGCACTACCAACAATGTGGCCGCTATGGTGAAGGTGCTTGAAGACAATTGGGGCGTTACCGAAGGCTACATTACCACCGTTCACTCCATGACCGGTGATCAAAACCTGCATGATGCACCGCACAAAGATCTGCGACGGGCAAGGGCAGCATCCGCTTCGATAATTCCTACTACTACAGGTGCCGCCAAGGCGATCACTTCCATCTTTCCACATCTGGAAGGTAAACTCGGTGGTGCTGGTATCAGGGTCCCCGTGCTCAATGGTTCTCTTACCGACCTTACTTGCTTATTAAACAAGCCCACGACCGTAGAAGAGATCAATGCAGCCTTCAGAGCAGCAGCAGCCGGGGAGCTTGAGAGTATACTGGAATATACAGAAGACCCGATCGTATCTACAGATATATTAGACAACCCGCACAGTTGCATATTTGATGCACAGCTAACCTCTATTGTTGGTGATATGGTGAAAGTAGTAGGTTGGTATGATAATGAAATGGGCTACAGCAGCCGGTTAGCTGACCTAGTGGAGCGAATAGCTAAAAAGAAGGGTGACCACGTGGCACCATTAAAAGCTATCTCTACATAA
- the uvrC gene encoding excinuclease ABC subunit UvrC, with translation MFDYREALKKIPHKPGVYQYWDDQNQLMYIGKAKDLRNRVSSYFVKDNQLNAKTRVLVSKIRNITFTIVDTEVDAWLLENSLIKKHKPRYNIDLKDDKTYPWIVIKKEHYPRIYWTRNIIKDGSKYLGPYPSVSMMHTILGLIRETYPLRTCSLALTPQNINAGKFKVCLEYQLGNCKGPCQNYQTEEDYDRSINEIQDILNGKIGNVVRGLKADMESAAMNLDFEQAHRLKRKFDLLENYQHKSTVVNSSITEVDVFSIASDEKHAFVNYLKVMNGTIIQTQTLEIKKRLDESDTEILTFAISEFRTRFKSHSKEIIVPFEIEVDDEKIKFTVPKLGEKKKLLDLSQKNVHFFRREKMEQYEKLNPDVRVERLLTQMMKDLRMNQLPQHIECFDNSNFQGKYPVSAIVVFKDAKPSKRDYRYFNVKTVEGPNDFATMEEAVHRRYRRMLDEGTPLPQLIIIDGGKGQLSAAMKSLKLLGIEKQMTVIGIAKRLEELFYPGDQYPLYLDKRSETLKIIQQLRDEAHRFGITAHRKKRDKGTLATELELVPGVGRLSAEKLLKYFKSVKKIREASVEELQEVVNLKQAQAVKAYFAPQATQGDAPEEVVEQS, from the coding sequence ATGTTCGATTATCGCGAAGCTTTAAAGAAAATACCACATAAGCCAGGTGTATACCAGTACTGGGACGACCAGAACCAGTTGATGTACATTGGCAAAGCCAAGGACCTGCGTAACCGGGTCTCCTCCTACTTTGTGAAGGATAACCAGCTGAACGCTAAAACACGCGTACTGGTATCCAAGATACGTAACATCACTTTCACCATTGTTGATACCGAGGTGGATGCCTGGCTGCTCGAGAACAGCCTGATCAAAAAGCATAAGCCCCGCTACAATATCGACCTTAAGGACGATAAGACCTACCCGTGGATCGTGATCAAAAAGGAGCACTATCCGCGCATATATTGGACCCGCAATATCATCAAGGACGGTTCGAAATACCTCGGTCCCTATCCTTCGGTAAGCATGATGCATACCATCTTAGGCCTTATCCGCGAAACCTATCCGTTGCGTACATGTAGCCTGGCCTTGACCCCACAAAATATCAATGCGGGCAAGTTCAAGGTTTGCCTCGAGTATCAGTTGGGCAACTGCAAAGGTCCATGCCAAAACTACCAGACCGAGGAAGATTACGACCGTAGCATCAACGAGATCCAGGACATCCTGAACGGTAAGATCGGGAACGTAGTACGCGGGTTGAAAGCCGACATGGAATCGGCCGCTATGAACCTTGACTTTGAACAAGCTCATCGTCTGAAACGCAAGTTCGATCTGCTGGAGAACTATCAGCATAAGTCTACCGTCGTGAACTCATCGATCACCGAGGTGGATGTGTTCAGCATCGCTTCTGACGAAAAACACGCTTTTGTGAACTATTTGAAGGTGATGAACGGTACGATCATTCAGACGCAAACACTTGAGATCAAGAAGCGGCTGGATGAAAGCGACACCGAGATCCTGACCTTCGCCATATCCGAGTTCCGTACCCGTTTTAAAAGTCACTCCAAAGAGATCATCGTGCCTTTCGAGATAGAGGTTGACGACGAAAAGATCAAGTTCACAGTACCTAAGCTGGGCGAAAAGAAAAAGCTGCTTGACCTGTCGCAAAAGAACGTGCATTTCTTCCGTCGTGAAAAGATGGAACAGTATGAAAAGCTGAACCCTGATGTACGGGTGGAACGTTTGCTCACACAGATGATGAAAGACCTGCGCATGAACCAACTACCGCAGCACATCGAGTGTTTTGATAACTCCAACTTTCAGGGTAAATACCCCGTATCGGCAATTGTGGTGTTCAAGGATGCCAAGCCGAGCAAGAGGGATTACCGCTATTTCAACGTAAAGACCGTGGAAGGCCCCAACGACTTTGCCACCATGGAAGAGGCCGTACACCGCCGCTACCGCCGTATGCTTGACGAAGGCACTCCCCTGCCTCAGCTGATCATTATTGACGGTGGCAAAGGACAGCTATCTGCCGCCATGAAAAGCTTGAAGTTACTTGGTATCGAGAAACAGATGACCGTGATCGGTATCGCCAAACGTTTAGAGGAGCTTTTTTACCCTGGCGATCAGTACCCGTTATATCTTGATAAACGCTCAGAAACGCTGAAGATCATACAACAGTTACGTGATGAGGCTCACCGCTTTGGCATCACTGCTCACCGTAAAAAGCGCGATAAGGGAACTTTAGCTACCGAATTGGAGTTGGTACCCGGCGTAGGCCGTCTATCGGCCGAGAAGCTATTAAAATACTTCAAGTCGGTCAAAAAGATCAGGGAAGCATCAGTAGAGGAGTTGCAGGAAGTAGTTAACCTGAAACAGGCACAGGCCGTAAAGGCATATTTTGCTCCGCAGGCGACACAAGGGGACGCCCCAGAGGAAGTAGTTGAGCAAAGCTGA
- a CDS encoding penicillin-binding protein 1A, producing the protein MFVKLTQHEIKRYNWMIWKVAISVFVFIVLVFALTAFGVFGTLPSFRDLENPKSNQASEVLSSDKQVLGKYFVQNRSNVTYSQISPNVINALIATEDNRFRAHSGIDFGRAFTIIFYNLIGKKQGGSTITQQLALNLFSERSHDRFTRIKQKLQEWVIAVRLERNYTKEEILTMYLNTVDFGAYNTFGISSAAATYFNAKPADLTPDQAALLVGMINGPGLYSPIRHPDRAIARRNFVLRRMAEEDYLSEGQAEEFKAKPLGLNFHPTDHNEGLATYFRFVLKKDIQQKLNSLDIHKSDGTPYDLDRDGLKIYTTINYTMQRYAEEAQKEYMKQLQIQFNQHWRGRSLWKSIPDFKLLLDQGMKRSDRYRSLVQQGKSDEEIREDFNTPAQMNLFTWHGDIDTTMKPIDSIVYCKLLLRNAMMSMDPSTGYVKAWVGGIDYEHFKYDQVKMGTRQVGSTAKPFTYAVAIQDLGLSPCMKINNVPDTIYGYGKPWCPGSNPSETVSGMITLRKALARSQNWVTAHVMKEVTPTPVMQLIKKMGITSPVPPYPTICLGVFDASVYDMTGAYSAFANEGLWTEPTYLLRIEDKNGNLLYDNKPRVVQAMNPQAAYVMTYMLKGVVDEGTGWRLRAKYGLRNPIGGKTGTTQNNSDGWFIGITPQLVTGVWTGCEDRAIHFRSTNLGEGANTALPIFALYMKKVYANASLGIKQNVDFAQPKNGVGITLDCNAYNQQQQGATEVDEKLGF; encoded by the coding sequence ATGTTCGTTAAACTTACACAACACGAGATAAAAAGATATAATTGGATGATCTGGAAGGTCGCGATAAGCGTCTTCGTTTTCATCGTACTGGTGTTCGCGCTCACCGCATTTGGGGTGTTCGGCACGCTACCGTCATTTCGCGACCTGGAGAACCCTAAGAGCAATCAGGCCTCAGAGGTGCTTTCGTCAGATAAACAGGTACTGGGAAAATACTTTGTGCAGAACCGGTCGAACGTTACCTACAGCCAGATATCACCCAATGTGATCAATGCCCTTATCGCTACCGAAGATAACCGCTTCCGTGCTCACTCAGGTATCGATTTTGGTCGTGCGTTCACCATCATTTTTTATAACCTGATCGGTAAAAAACAGGGCGGTAGTACCATCACCCAGCAGTTGGCGCTTAATCTTTTCTCTGAGCGTTCGCATGACCGTTTTACCCGGATCAAGCAAAAGTTACAGGAGTGGGTGATCGCCGTACGCTTGGAGCGCAATTACACCAAGGAAGAGATCCTGACCATGTACCTCAACACGGTGGATTTTGGCGCGTACAATACTTTCGGCATCAGCTCGGCAGCGGCAACTTATTTTAATGCTAAACCTGCCGACCTTACGCCTGACCAAGCCGCCTTATTAGTGGGCATGATCAATGGTCCGGGGCTTTATTCACCTATTCGTCACCCTGACCGCGCGATCGCTCGTCGTAATTTCGTATTGCGCCGTATGGCTGAGGAGGATTACCTGAGCGAGGGCCAGGCCGAGGAATTTAAAGCTAAACCGCTTGGCTTGAATTTCCATCCTACCGACCACAACGAAGGATTGGCCACTTACTTCCGCTTCGTGTTAAAGAAGGACATTCAGCAAAAGCTTAACTCGCTCGACATCCATAAATCTGACGGTACGCCGTACGACCTTGACCGCGACGGCCTCAAGATATACACCACCATCAACTATACGATGCAGCGCTACGCTGAGGAAGCACAAAAGGAATACATGAAGCAGCTGCAGATCCAGTTCAACCAGCATTGGCGCGGCCGCAGCTTATGGAAAAGCATCCCAGATTTTAAATTGCTGCTGGATCAGGGCATGAAACGGTCTGACCGTTACCGCTCGTTAGTGCAGCAAGGCAAGAGCGACGAAGAGATCCGCGAGGACTTCAATACACCTGCACAGATGAACCTGTTCACCTGGCACGGCGACATTGACACTACCATGAAACCGATCGACTCGATCGTTTATTGCAAGTTGTTACTGCGTAATGCCATGATGAGTATGGACCCCAGCACAGGATATGTGAAGGCCTGGGTAGGTGGTATTGACTACGAGCATTTTAAATACGATCAGGTAAAGATGGGTACCCGCCAGGTGGGTTCAACGGCTAAGCCGTTCACTTATGCTGTGGCTATACAAGATCTGGGCCTGTCGCCTTGTATGAAGATCAACAACGTGCCCGATACCATTTATGGTTACGGCAAGCCTTGGTGCCCGGGATCTAATCCTTCGGAGACGGTATCAGGCATGATCACCTTGCGCAAAGCGCTGGCCCGTTCACAGAACTGGGTGACCGCTCACGTGATGAAAGAGGTGACGCCTACCCCGGTAATGCAGCTGATCAAAAAAATGGGTATCACTTCGCCGGTGCCGCCGTATCCTACCATTTGTTTAGGCGTGTTCGATGCATCGGTATATGACATGACGGGCGCCTACAGCGCTTTTGCTAACGAAGGCTTATGGACCGAGCCGACCTACCTGCTTCGCATAGAGGACAAGAACGGTAACCTTCTATATGATAATAAACCACGTGTGGTACAGGCCATGAACCCGCAGGCTGCCTACGTAATGACCTATATGCTTAAAGGTGTGGTTGACGAAGGTACCGGCTGGCGCTTGCGTGCCAAATACGGCCTGCGTAACCCGATCGGTGGTAAAACAGGCACCACGCAAAATAACTCCGATGGCTGGTTCATTGGCATTACTCCACAATTGGTGACCGGCGTTTGGACCGGCTGCGAAGATCGCGCCATACACTTCCGCAGTACCAATTTGGGTGAGGGTGCCAATACCGCGCTGCCCATATTTGCGTTATACATGAAGAAGGTGTACGCCAATGCCTCGTTAGGCATTAAGCAGAACGTGGACTTTGCACAACCTAAAAATGGTGTAGGCATAACGCTCGATTGCAACGCTTACAACCAGCAGCAACAGGGTGCCACTGAGGTAGACGAGAAGCTGGGCTTTTAG
- the porW gene encoding type IX secretion system periplasmic lipoprotein PorW/SprE has protein sequence MTQVFRTGERYLILLFLLAGCSLEKESAVNRGLQNLTARYNILFNANELLRQKQESYASTFIDDYDRLLNVYQDTASHLEGPDKDLEAVVTKANTIISIKEQSNYIDDAYMLLGKAAHLNGDHYTAIEYFGYVIRSFNKEPKMVQEARSWQVRSLLYAGDLRMAKAVLDTAIANITPKEKTEAGHVYAAGMQYYIDAKNYASAIDMAQKAIPLAHDGQLKARWTFILAQLQELDRKKQEAYDSYTKVVKSNAPFVMAFNAELNRIRIEDNANGRHMSRADRLRSLLRNENNAEFIDQIYYQLGELALTDGKTEEAIKNYQLSIKNSLKNQNQKGLSYLRLADISFRTNGDPLLAKRYYDSTLTTLSPNYPGYQLIRTKADNLQLLSDRLNIIAREDTLQAIAKLPEADRAARIALLSAGQQQAATPPAASVATPAVNATDQLTNISAPTTGNNNNNSGSGFYFDNAVAISQGYTDFKRRWGNRVLEDNWRRNLRSNSDLAINTLNTTQNVDPGVLPANVQKSTADVVATEYKQQLLQDVPTTPELLARSNLRIYNAYMDLATFYRDVLNDKEEAIKMYLELVRRFPNDINQASSYYNLYRLYADLDKAESDDYRALILSKYPNSTFAKVINDPEYAQRINDKDAELNAFYDQIYNLYVHRQYPQVITRADELVKQYPDSKLAAQLAYLRALASGHQEKIVPFRSELVQIAERYPADGLITPLIRQHLAYIDANQAEMAQRRFAIIDSDPNTASFIPQPVIQPLPSQRQQQVAVTTPTVKQPEKPVATKLETKKPETKQEPKPAPVAQPIQAAKPAPSLFSERDSTNYYFVINVSTGTVNLSSSRFGVGQFNRTTYQGSPIKHQLKPVGADNQLIYVGRFMNRDEVKEYARKIIPLMPQIMKVPADKYSFFISTQENLDKLADRKLLDAYIEYYQKNF, from the coding sequence TTGACGCAAGTTTTTAGAACCGGTGAACGCTACCTTATCCTGCTTTTCCTCCTGGCAGGCTGCTCGCTCGAAAAGGAGAGCGCCGTTAACCGGGGCTTGCAAAACCTCACCGCACGGTATAACATCCTGTTCAATGCCAACGAGTTGCTACGCCAGAAGCAGGAGAGCTACGCTTCCACTTTTATTGATGATTACGATCGCCTGCTGAACGTTTACCAAGACACGGCCTCACACCTCGAAGGCCCAGACAAGGACCTGGAAGCTGTAGTGACCAAGGCCAATACCATTATCAGCATCAAAGAGCAAAGCAACTATATAGATGATGCATACATGCTGCTGGGTAAAGCCGCTCACCTCAACGGTGACCACTACACGGCCATTGAATATTTTGGTTATGTGATACGCTCATTTAATAAGGAGCCTAAGATGGTGCAGGAGGCGCGGTCATGGCAGGTCCGGTCGTTGCTATATGCCGGTGACCTGCGTATGGCTAAAGCGGTGCTGGACACGGCTATTGCCAACATCACCCCCAAAGAAAAGACAGAGGCCGGACACGTGTATGCGGCGGGTATGCAGTACTACATCGACGCAAAGAATTATGCCAGCGCGATCGACATGGCTCAAAAGGCCATCCCGCTGGCTCATGATGGTCAGCTCAAAGCCCGTTGGACCTTCATCTTAGCGCAACTGCAGGAACTTGACCGTAAAAAACAGGAAGCTTACGATAGTTACACAAAGGTGGTAAAAAGCAATGCCCCTTTTGTAATGGCCTTTAACGCCGAGCTTAACCGTATTCGGATCGAAGACAACGCCAATGGTCGGCACATGAGCCGGGCTGACCGTTTGCGCAGCCTTTTACGTAATGAGAATAACGCCGAGTTCATTGATCAGATCTATTACCAACTGGGCGAACTGGCCCTTACCGATGGTAAGACCGAAGAAGCGATCAAGAACTATCAGCTCTCCATAAAGAACAGCCTGAAGAACCAGAATCAAAAAGGCTTGAGTTACCTGCGTCTGGCCGATATAAGCTTCCGGACCAATGGCGACCCTCTCTTAGCCAAACGGTATTACGACAGTACGCTCACTACCCTATCGCCTAATTATCCGGGTTACCAGCTGATCCGCACCAAGGCCGACAACCTTCAACTACTGTCCGATCGGTTGAATATCATTGCGCGTGAGGATACCTTGCAAGCCATCGCCAAGCTTCCCGAAGCCGACCGCGCTGCACGCATCGCTTTATTGAGCGCAGGTCAGCAACAAGCCGCCACTCCGCCTGCAGCATCTGTAGCAACGCCCGCCGTTAACGCCACTGACCAGCTTACCAATATCAGTGCACCTACCACGGGCAATAACAACAATAATAGCGGTAGTGGTTTTTACTTCGATAATGCTGTGGCCATAAGCCAGGGTTATACAGATTTTAAACGCCGTTGGGGTAACCGGGTACTGGAAGACAACTGGCGCCGTAATCTGCGCAGCAACAGCGATCTGGCCATTAATACACTCAATACTACACAGAACGTTGACCCGGGCGTGCTCCCCGCCAACGTACAAAAAAGCACCGCCGATGTGGTGGCCACTGAGTATAAACAACAATTGTTGCAGGATGTGCCTACCACGCCTGAATTACTGGCCCGATCCAACCTGCGCATCTATAATGCTTACATGGACCTGGCCACCTTTTACCGTGACGTGTTGAACGATAAGGAAGAGGCCATCAAAATGTACCTTGAACTGGTCAGGCGTTTCCCTAACGATATTAACCAGGCATCGAGCTATTACAACCTGTACCGTTTGTATGCTGATCTGGATAAGGCCGAGAGCGATGATTATCGTGCACTGATATTGAGCAAGTATCCCAACAGCACCTTTGCCAAGGTGATCAACGACCCTGAGTACGCACAACGCATTAACGATAAGGATGCCGAATTGAACGCCTTTTATGACCAGATATACAATCTGTATGTGCATCGCCAATATCCGCAGGTTATCACCCGTGCCGATGAATTGGTGAAGCAGTATCCTGACAGCAAACTGGCGGCACAGTTAGCCTATCTACGGGCATTGGCGTCAGGCCATCAGGAAAAGATCGTTCCATTCAGGTCGGAATTGGTGCAGATCGCTGAGCGTTACCCGGCCGATGGTTTGATCACTCCGTTGATCAGGCAACACTTGGCGTACATTGATGCTAACCAGGCCGAAATGGCCCAGCGCCGTTTCGCCATCATTGATAGTGACCCTAACACCGCTTCGTTCATACCACAGCCTGTGATACAGCCACTACCTTCGCAACGACAGCAGCAAGTAGCCGTTACAACACCTACTGTGAAACAACCGGAAAAACCCGTTGCTACTAAACTAGAAACCAAAAAGCCGGAAACAAAGCAAGAACCTAAACCAGCACCTGTCGCACAACCAATTCAGGCGGCTAAACCGGCTCCATCCTTATTCAGTGAGCGCGATAGTACTAATTATTACTTTGTGATCAATGTGAGTACGGGAACGGTAAACCTGTCGTCGTCGCGTTTTGGTGTGGGGCAGTTCAACCGTACCACTTACCAGGGCAGTCCGATCAAACATCAGCTTAAACCGGTAGGTGCCGATAACCAGCTTATCTACGTAGGCCGCTTCATGAACCGTGATGAGGTCAAAGAGTATGCCCGCAAGATCATCCCGCTGATGCCGCAGATCATGAAGGTGCCCGCCGATAAATACAGCTTTTTTATCAGCACTCAAGAAAATCTGGATAAATTAGCCGATCGAAAACTACTTGATGCTTACATTGAGTATTATCAGAAGAACTTTTAA
- a CDS encoding AtpZ/AtpI family protein, with protein sequence MNKPVNNYIKYTGIAFQMIAIIGVFSFAGYYIDQKARHDVQWVTAILSLTGVLISLYLVIRSLKD encoded by the coding sequence ATGAACAAACCCGTAAACAACTATATCAAATATACCGGCATCGCGTTTCAAATGATCGCGATCATTGGCGTGTTCAGCTTTGCCGGTTATTATATAGATCAAAAAGCCCGGCATGATGTGCAGTGGGTAACGGCTATCCTTTCACTGACCGGGGTATTGATATCGCTTTACCTGGTGATCAGATCACTTAAAGATTGA